A stretch of Henckelia pumila isolate YLH828 chromosome 4, ASM3356847v2, whole genome shotgun sequence DNA encodes these proteins:
- the LOC140861733 gene encoding uncharacterized protein, with product MDLHGYELSPIKTALYGFAGHTVQPQGEMLLPITLGSGDEKRTVMTRFTLVEAPSSYNVILGRPAMNSFKAVASAYHQKIKFLVGDKVGEVRGDQPSSRKCYAETVKVDYKRARQSGKEGAQRGREVCSVDESKGEYEEVELELGQTGKSVKIARDLEERLAETLKGCLIQNKDVFAWAQGDLIGVSSHVGEHKLNIISGSRPVLQKKRHFGAEKDKVIAEQVQELLRAGHIK from the coding sequence ATGGATCTGCATGGATATGAGTTGAGCCCGATAAAAACTGCCTTATATGGTTTTGCAGGGCATACCGTTCAACCCCAAGGGGAAATGTTGCTGCCCATAACCTTAGGGTCAGGAGATGAGAAGAGGACGGTCATGACAAGATTCACATTAGTAGAAGCACCCTCTTCTTATAATGTCATCTTGGGGAGGCCGGCTATGAATTCTTTCAAAGCCGTGGCCTCAGCTTaccatcaaaagatcaaatttCTAGTGGGAGATAAGGTCGGAGAAGTCCGAGGAGATCAACCTTCTTCCCGAAAATGCTATGCCGAGACAGTGAAGGTAGATTACAAGAGGGCAAGACAGAGTGGGAAGGAAGGAGCCCAGAGGGGAAGAGAAGTCTGTTCTGTGGATGAGTCTAAAGGTGAGTATGAAGAGGTGGAGCTGGAGCTCGGGCAAACAGGGAAGTCTGTTAAAATAGCCCGGGACTTAGAAGAAAGGTTGGCTGAAACATTGAAAGGTTGCCTCATTCAGAATAAGGATGTGTTCGCCTGGGCTCAGGGCGATTTGATAGGAGTTTCATCTCATGTTGGAGAGCACAAACTCAACATCATCTCTGGATCCCGGCCTGTATTACAAAAGAAGAGGCATTTCGGGGCTGAGAAGGATAAAGTGATAGCGGAGCAGGTTCAAGAGCTACTGCGGGCCGGACACATCAAATAA
- the LOC140861735 gene encoding uncharacterized protein, translated as MASHEQTSPGDHQQGRNITIPVEQFESYVQDMIRKSLIAAKQPQSKDITVKEERNRGNPNPNAQVREGEEEESSWMHSIQPSMADELHELRRKVQKLEEGGSKMACPIKIPGCPFSQEVIEEPLPLNYKSAKIREYDGSTDPEEHLARFENVAMLHFYGDKIKCKHFGSSKRYRKPAYSLFEAKQSGEGSLRTYIKRFNKITLEVPTCAQETKITAFTQGLREGEFFKSLVKKAPRTFEDLLARAEKYINMEETQRQKKEVTRREGGREQGRSRESHDSMGRLSRYAPHRGTRDRAVHVCEEGVATQTPVSREKFWKYCALHQECTHDTSECRTLQQRHQLPYVRDGKPVPKKPRSVPWLRGSQTLVPPRDVTSSWEKGKQEMDHAKKDKTSGDGQAKGIINMISGGSTDRNSNRARKAWSRRESLGVEEGRQGSGPIITFGPQDLEGVNLPHNDVLLIQARIANYDVRRVFVDSGSSVNVLFQEAFE; from the exons ATGGCTTCTCATGAGCAAACATCACCTGGAGACCACCAGCAAGGCCGGAACATTACCATTCCTGTGGAGCAGTTCGAATCATATGTTCAGGATATGATACGGAAGTCGTTGATAGCTGCAAAGCAACCACAATCAAAGGACATAACAGTGAAGGAAGAAAGGAACCGGGGTAATCCAAACCCTAATGCTCAAGTTAgagaaggagaagaagaagaaagctctTGGATGCACTCAATACAGCCTTCCATGGCGGATGAGTTGCATGAACTTAGGAGGAAAGTACAGAAGTTGGAAGAAGGGGGTTCCAAAATGGCTTGTCCTATCAAGATTCCGGGTTGCCCTTTTTCGCAGGAGGTGATAGAGGAACCCTTGCCATTAAATTACAAGTCGGCAAAAATCCGGGAGTATGATGGGAGCACGGACCCAGAGGAGCACCTGGCTCGGTTTGAGAATGTAGCTATGTTACATTTCTATGGGGATAAGATCAAGTGCAAA CACTTCGGCAGTAGCAAGAGGTATAGGAAACCTGCCTATAGCCTATTTGAAGCAAAACAGTCAGGAGAGGGGTCTCTACGAACCTATATCAAAAGGTTCAACAAGATCACTTTGGAGGTCCCGACCTGTGCCCAGGAGACCAAGATCACGGCCTTCACTCAAGGTCTTCGGGAAGGGGAATTTTTCAAATCACTAGTGAAGAAAGCACCCCGGACTTTCGAAGATTTGCTAGCTCGGGCTGAAAAATACATTAACATGGAGGAAACTCAGAGGCAGAAGAAGGAGGTAACCCGGCGGGAGGGAGGCCGGGAACAAGGAAGAAGTAGAGAAAGCCATGATTCCATGGGGCGGTTATCCCGGTATGCTCCGCACCGAGGGACCCGAGATAGGGCTGTTCACGTGTGCGAAGAAGGAGTTGCGACCCAGACCCCTGTTTCTAGGGAGAAGTTCTGGAAGTACTGTGCGCTTCATCAGGAGTGCACTCATGACACCAGTGAATGCCGAACTCTGCAGCAGAGACATCAACTACCTTATGTTAGAGATGGTAAGCCGGTTCCGAAAAAGCCCCGAAGCGTGCCTTGGCTTCGGGGGTCACAGACACTGGTTCCTCCCCGGGATGTCACCAGCTCTTGGGAAAAAGGGAAACAAGAAATGGATCATGCAAAAAAGGACAAGACATCAGGAGATGGGCAAGCCAAAGGTATCATTAACATgatatcgggaggatctactgaCAGAAATTCGAACCGGGCTAGGAAGGCCTGGAGTCGGAGGGAAAGTTTAGGGGTGGAGGAAGGGCGACAGGGTTCAGGGCCAATCATCACATTCGGACCCCAAGACCTGGAAGGAGTAAACTTACCACATAATGATGTCTTGCTTATACAAGCTCGGATCGCCAATTATGATGTTCGAAGGGTGTTTGTTGACTCGGGAAGCTCAGTAAACGTCCTTTTTCAAGAAGCATTCGAGTAG